The Nitrospirales bacterium genome includes a window with the following:
- a CDS encoding efflux RND transporter periplasmic adaptor subunit — protein sequence MTRLLILFLLFTTSCTENTSQDSSGPSAKIPEPSPSHRTKTVRTSDLPESVLNRIQTEKAVTRLTPHVISAPGNVAVDLSHIAKVSSRIPGQIDRILSKLGDRVTKGQPLAAIESLMLDELIQEYLVAKAKRDVAKTNFKRTKLLLDENVVSRRRFQEDRGKYIEEQAVYQHVREKLLNMGLTSQELQELEHGSHVEGHTYSLRAPLSGTIVQQHAVLGQGIKAGEELFEIVNTDHVWIFANLPIEQARRFKEGDQGDVIPRGGKPIAAILAYTAPVAEEATRTIQFRFDVENRDGALKPNEYVEVQLVDTKLPVLAIPTTAVTMINGARGVFVKHETGYDFAEVELGEEGGGLVEVKHGIELGDSFVTDGVFDLKNTLLEGAIEGLGN from the coding sequence ATGACACGACTGCTCATTCTTTTCTTGTTATTCACAACAAGCTGCACGGAAAACACCAGTCAGGATAGCTCTGGGCCATCAGCGAAAATCCCGGAACCCTCCCCGTCCCATCGTACGAAAACCGTGCGGACATCCGACCTTCCCGAAAGTGTGCTCAATCGAATCCAAACGGAAAAAGCCGTCACTCGCCTGACGCCGCATGTCATCTCGGCCCCAGGCAATGTGGCCGTTGACCTCTCGCATATCGCAAAAGTCTCCTCACGCATTCCCGGGCAAATTGATCGAATCCTGAGCAAGCTTGGCGATCGGGTGACAAAAGGACAACCGCTCGCCGCCATTGAAAGCCTGATGTTGGACGAATTAATCCAGGAATATTTAGTGGCGAAGGCCAAGCGTGATGTCGCCAAGACAAATTTCAAACGAACCAAACTTTTGTTGGATGAGAACGTCGTGTCACGGCGACGGTTTCAGGAGGATCGGGGAAAATACATCGAAGAACAGGCCGTCTATCAACACGTAAGAGAAAAACTGCTGAACATGGGATTGACCTCACAAGAATTACAAGAACTGGAACATGGGAGTCATGTAGAAGGCCATACCTACAGTCTTCGCGCACCACTTAGTGGAACGATTGTTCAACAACATGCCGTATTGGGGCAAGGAATCAAGGCTGGCGAAGAGCTTTTTGAAATCGTGAATACGGATCACGTCTGGATCTTTGCCAACCTGCCGATCGAGCAAGCACGCCGATTCAAAGAAGGTGACCAGGGCGACGTCATTCCACGCGGAGGCAAACCGATTGCCGCCATACTGGCCTACACCGCCCCAGTCGCAGAGGAAGCGACGCGTACCATTCAATTCCGATTTGATGTTGAAAATCGCGACGGGGCGTTAAAGCCGAATGAATACGTCGAAGTGCAGCTTGTCGACACCAAGCTTCCTGTCCTTGCCATCCCGACCACCGCCGTTACCATGATCAATGGCGCCCGTGGAGTCTTCGTAAAACACGAAACCGGTTATGATTTTGCCGAAGTCGAACTGGGTGAAGAAGGCGGAGGCCTGGTAGAAGTCAAACACGGGATCGAACTCGGAGACTCGTTCGTCACGGACGGAGTGTTCGATTTAAAAAATACCTTGCTTGAAGGGGCAATTGAAGGACTTGGGAACTGA